A genomic segment from Idiomarina piscisalsi encodes:
- a CDS encoding nicotinate phosphoribosyltransferase, producing MTDTERQDLGLFTDLYQLTMLDAYLREGMHDDAVFTLFVRRLPEERKFLLAAGLDPLLETIEGLSFSDEDLNYLKEQDFSQKLIDYLRNFKFTGQVRALPEGTVFFENEPIVEIKAPLPQAQLIETLVMNQLHLQTLLASKGARVARSAQGRRVLDFGARRVHGIDAGIKGSRALYLSGITATSNMLAGCTYDLPVAGTMAHSYIQAHDCEYDAFKNFTNAFPETVLLVDTIDTIKGVEKVIKLANELGDDFKVKGIRLDSGDLGDLAFKVRELLDEHNLNHLKIIASGGLDEHKIAQLIKDNAPIDGFGVGTGMGVSDDASALDMAYKLVEYAGKGRLKLSSGKPVLPGEKQVFREAKGSFSHDTIARVEEQLPGEPLLRKVMQNGKRLPSHQRNIEEIRQYAQQQLDKLPDSMSSISCTEASYPVEISDTLANYQKEITEHLKRGGG from the coding sequence ATGACAGATACTGAGCGGCAAGATCTCGGGTTGTTCACAGATTTGTACCAGCTCACTATGCTTGATGCCTATCTTCGAGAAGGCATGCACGATGATGCGGTCTTCACCTTGTTTGTTCGGAGGCTTCCCGAAGAGAGAAAGTTTCTTCTGGCTGCAGGTTTAGATCCGTTGCTTGAAACGATTGAGGGGTTATCGTTTAGTGATGAGGATCTTAACTACCTTAAAGAGCAAGACTTCTCTCAAAAGCTAATCGATTATTTGCGCAACTTTAAGTTTACCGGGCAGGTCAGGGCCTTGCCTGAGGGCACGGTGTTTTTTGAAAATGAGCCGATTGTTGAGATTAAAGCTCCCCTGCCGCAGGCACAGCTTATTGAAACCCTGGTTATGAATCAGTTGCATTTGCAAACATTATTGGCTTCAAAAGGTGCCAGAGTTGCGCGCTCTGCGCAGGGCCGTCGGGTTTTAGATTTCGGCGCGCGTCGGGTACACGGTATTGATGCGGGTATAAAAGGCAGCAGAGCACTTTACTTAAGTGGTATTACAGCAACGTCCAATATGCTGGCCGGGTGCACCTACGACTTACCGGTGGCTGGCACCATGGCGCACAGTTATATTCAGGCGCACGACTGTGAATACGACGCTTTTAAAAATTTTACCAACGCTTTTCCTGAAACCGTACTGCTGGTGGATACCATCGATACAATAAAAGGTGTAGAGAAAGTCATTAAACTTGCGAATGAGCTGGGTGATGACTTTAAGGTGAAAGGTATTAGACTGGATTCAGGCGATTTAGGTGACCTTGCTTTTAAAGTGAGAGAACTTCTGGATGAGCATAATCTAAACCACTTAAAGATCATTGCCAGCGGTGGTTTGGACGAACATAAAATTGCTCAGTTAATAAAAGATAACGCACCGATTGATGGGTTCGGTGTTGGCACTGGCATGGGGGTGTCCGATGATGCCTCCGCGCTGGATATGGCGTACAAGTTGGTGGAGTACGCCGGCAAAGGGCGTTTAAAACTTTCCAGCGGAAAACCGGTTTTGCCGGGCGAAAAGCAAGTGTTTCGTGAAGCTAAAGGCAGCTTTAGCCACGATACCATTGCTCGCGTTGAAGAACAGTTACCCGGCGAGCCATTATTGAGGAAAGTGATGCAAAACGGCAAAAGGCTCCCTTCTCACCAGAGAAATATTGAGGAGATTAGACAATACGCGCAGCAGCAGTTAGATAAGCTGCCGGACTCTATGTCTTCGATAAGCTGCACGGAGGCGTCTTACCCGGTCGAGATAAGTGACACGTTAGCAAACTACCAGAAAGAGATAACTGAACATCTTAAACGAGGCGGAGGCTAA
- a CDS encoding phytase, producing MKNKIILSALASSLLLLAACDTSASETNVRHKVALNDGYLKVDANGLSLGNKRIEEGDFFHLRKLALSNGETLVGAVEGNTQELFLWRVDGGDVKPVWKGEIDSRVIEDICFYESHQNQQLSVFLLGGRGGAEQRLLKQDETWLKNPLIIREMNVPYDSTACEVSNDNQKLYVAEADQAVWAYNAEPEVEQGRDLIAATKPFGVIEGEVKALEVLDDGSLLVLEEEPPRLLVYRQNEQGFKLDKAFMINGAEALTDVSDLGNGELLLTEEDMAAMSKLTIDTLELKQRPVKKTVSQVQPTLETQPSPRRGDAIDDPAVWVHPDMPDKSRLMATDKRTGLYVYDMSGKIVQELAVGRLNNVDVRGSLAAATLRDDNSLQLFDINADGELSIAGNIRTDIEEIYGLCMGYNEATEQVSVYVNGKSGVIQQFIVSDDGEMEKVRELSVPSQPEGCVVDDKTQRLFVGEEDAAVWLFDAAADGSTSGESIIRVDQHEELVDDIEGVAFANVDGRGLLFVSSQGNDSYIVFEGETPWSLLSHFRIRTNIERAIDGASETDGIDVTTQSLGKGFEHGAFIVQDGRNRMPEEGQNLKLVPLEDIQKQLSK from the coding sequence ATGAAGAATAAAATAATTTTAAGCGCATTAGCATCAAGTTTGCTGCTACTTGCGGCTTGCGATACATCAGCCTCAGAAACCAATGTTCGCCATAAAGTGGCTTTGAATGATGGGTACCTGAAGGTCGATGCCAATGGATTGAGCTTAGGCAATAAGCGCATTGAAGAGGGCGACTTCTTTCACTTACGAAAGTTGGCTTTAAGCAACGGTGAAACCTTAGTCGGCGCTGTCGAAGGCAACACTCAGGAACTATTCCTCTGGCGTGTTGATGGTGGTGATGTAAAGCCTGTATGGAAAGGGGAGATTGACAGTCGAGTCATAGAAGATATTTGTTTCTATGAAAGTCATCAGAATCAGCAGTTATCAGTATTTTTGCTTGGCGGCCGTGGCGGTGCAGAACAACGATTGCTAAAGCAAGATGAGACATGGCTGAAGAATCCTTTGATCATCAGAGAAATGAATGTGCCTTACGATAGTACTGCTTGTGAAGTTTCAAACGATAATCAAAAGCTGTACGTTGCCGAAGCGGATCAGGCTGTCTGGGCGTACAACGCAGAACCGGAAGTTGAGCAGGGGCGTGACTTAATTGCAGCGACCAAACCTTTTGGTGTTATTGAAGGCGAAGTGAAAGCGTTGGAGGTGCTTGATGATGGCAGTTTGCTGGTGCTTGAGGAAGAGCCGCCGCGACTGTTGGTTTATCGCCAGAATGAGCAGGGTTTTAAGTTAGATAAAGCTTTTATGATCAACGGCGCTGAAGCACTAACCGATGTATCTGATTTAGGAAATGGCGAGCTATTGTTAACAGAAGAAGACATGGCAGCAATGAGCAAGCTGACAATTGATACCCTGGAGTTAAAACAGCGCCCAGTAAAAAAAACAGTGTCTCAGGTTCAGCCAACGTTAGAGACACAGCCATCCCCGCGGCGCGGTGATGCAATTGATGATCCTGCGGTTTGGGTGCATCCTGATATGCCGGATAAAAGCCGACTGATGGCAACGGATAAACGAACTGGTCTTTATGTTTATGATATGTCCGGAAAAATCGTACAGGAACTTGCTGTTGGGCGCTTGAACAATGTCGATGTGCGAGGTTCCTTGGCAGCAGCAACACTGCGTGATGATAATAGCTTACAGTTGTTTGATATCAACGCAGACGGCGAGCTTTCCATTGCCGGAAACATCCGCACAGATATTGAAGAAATTTACGGTCTCTGCATGGGTTATAACGAAGCGACGGAGCAGGTCTCCGTTTATGTAAACGGCAAGTCGGGTGTTATTCAGCAGTTTATTGTAAGCGATGATGGTGAGATGGAAAAAGTCAGAGAGTTGAGCGTTCCTTCTCAGCCTGAGGGGTGTGTTGTGGACGATAAAACCCAACGTTTGTTCGTTGGTGAGGAAGACGCCGCAGTTTGGCTATTTGATGCAGCAGCTGACGGCTCAACGTCTGGCGAAAGCATTATTCGTGTTGATCAGCATGAAGAACTGGTAGATGACATTGAAGGGGTTGCTTTTGCCAATGTTGATGGCAGAGGTTTATTGTTTGTGTCCAGTCAGGGTAACGACAGTTACATTGTTTTTGAAGGGGAGACACCCTGGTCGTTGCTTTCACACTTTCGTATTCGCACCAATATTGAGCGAGCTATTGATGGCGCATCAGAAACCGATGGCATTGACGTAACAACTCAGTCTTTGGGTAAAGGTTTTGAGCATGGCGCTTTTATTGTCCAGGATGGACGTAACCGTATGCCGGAAGAGGGGCAGAACCTTAAACTGGTGCCGTTAGAAGATATTCAGAAACAGTTAAGTAAGTAG